The following proteins come from a genomic window of Alosa sapidissima isolate fAloSap1 chromosome 22, fAloSap1.pri, whole genome shotgun sequence:
- the synpo2lb gene encoding extensin isoform X10 yields the protein MKIEHMGPTIYAELHRGESGQEKQVKEARTKCRTIASLLTDAPNPHAKGVLMFKKRRQRAKKYTLTCFGSADDASLSRSETEDEEEEGSSFPGSESELEEEGFAASTEPDPIWDSGYLDLLDKRSSACIGEFDSVQESSPGLNMSGKGAQLFEQQRQRAAKPVAPPPVAAKPAAAPLSLMTDEQLAEMTAEMPPAPPAYAGPSVTVNSGMVNGDSTVVSRTSVVLAPAGHAVSMASGGPDTMDSQAGTNVHNRTAKPFAAGCVGNRAATAPVVFRPSPARKAVSVANMPAAFSSSSGPEVKRAVSSTSLYIPARPATVSGPPSAGASPLSPRTSVSVASFPPPAAHPAPHPAHQATYSAPHSAPHPAPRSAPHQATYSAPNSAPHPAPHPAPHQATYSAPNSAPRPAPHQATYSAPNSAPHPAPRSAPHQATYSAPNSAPHPAPHQATYSAPHQATHQTPHSAPPAFSQAPGQPPSYNPPPPAMSQPYSPSSSMASAPFSPPAPHATPYSPQEAPAYYPPQSMPYSAPAPPPVPSKPYSSPHSQAAPFSPPPHQNMPLSPPHQPSAPFPPPSTMTMSYSQPPANVASTYPPAPVSAPYAPSQPVPASPPNLAPPPTAPKVSFNPYVDVSASPQPPAMASPQPCQAAGVGPEALASREQRIAVPAGKTGILQDARKRSSRKPMFSAPEEKKGLSPNPALLNMVQNLDERPRGDPGFESGPEEDSLNLGAEACNFMQIQRGGRHPPPPVAPKPSRAATGPPPPPSLQTGGKGAELFARRQSRMDRYVVDKQQPHPMSPAQPRDPSPTPSLPAHWKYSSSIRAPPPINYNPLLSPSCPLVAQRAPRASEAPRVAHKPGVKALDYMSRQPYQLNSSLFSYGGGVPQQPQGASLTTPRQVPVKAARVYEIKRFSTPTPMSAPTSLTPTVIVPRSATTLAEPIWRSEVASPPPRAPAPAPYTPTPTPYTQAPAPYSPAARPPPPSVTLPALPHFQGSAHGPAPAQAYGSHFQGSAHGPAPAQAYGSQFQAAKQFKSAPELSPLSVNPALRSSSTQPNLRVPRPRFSTSNAGLQPNVWRPGSMIH from the exons ATGAAGATTGAGCATATGGGACCTACCATCTACGCAG AACTCCACAGAGGTGAGAGCGGCCAGGAGAAGCAGGTGAAGGAGGCCCGCACCAAGTGCCGCACCATCGCCTCCCTGCTGACAGACGCGCCCAACCCCCATGCCAAGGGTGTGTTGATGTTCAAGAAGCGCCGACAGCGCGCCAAGAAGTACACGCTTACCTGCTTCGGCAGTGCAGACGACGCCAGCCTCTCCCGCAGCGAGACtgaagacgaggaggaggaaggaagcAGCTTCCCTGGCAGCGAGTCAGAGCTGGAAGAGGAAGGGTTCGCCGCCTCCACCGAGCCGGACCCGATCTGGGACAGTGGCTACCTCGACCTACTGGACAAGAGGTCCTCAGCCTGCATCGGAGAGTTTGACAGTGTCCAGGAGAGCAGCCCAGGGCTGAATATGTCGGGGAAGGGTGCTCAGCTGTTTGAACAGCAGAGGCAGCGGGCAGCGAAGCCTGTTGCTCCACCACCCGTCGCAGCCAAGCCGGCCGCAGCGCCGCTATCGCTCATGACTGATGAGCAGCTGGCAGAGATGACCGCAGAGATGCCCCCAGCTCCTCCAGCTTACGCAGGCCCGTCGGTGACTGTGAATTCAGGGATGGTGAACGGAGATTCAACGGTGGTGAGCCGCACCAGCGTGGTACTAGCTCCTGCGGGCCATGCCGTGTCAATGGCAAGTGGTGGGCCTGACACCATGGACTCACAAGCTGGCACCAATGTCCACAACCGGACCGCCAAGCCGTTTGCCGCCGGCTGCGTGGGCAACCGGGCCGCCACTGCCCCCGTGGTATTCCGGCCCAGCCCTGCCCGGAAGGCGGTGTCCGTGGCCAACATGCCAGCAGCCTTCTCTTCTTCCAGCGGTCCAGAGGTGAAGCGAGCagtctcctccacctccctctacATCCCTGCCCGGCCCGCCACTGTGAGTGGACCTCCCTCAGCAGGGGcgtctcccctctctccacgCACCTCTGTGTCTGTGGCCTCCTTCCCCCCTCCGGCCGCACATCCAGCTCCTCATCCTGCTCATCAGGCTACTTATTCAGCTCCTCACTCTGCTCCTCATCCGGCTCCTCGTTCTGCTCCTCACCAGGCTACTTATTCAGCTCCTAATTCTGCTCCTCATCCGGCTCCTCATCCAGCTCCTCACCAGGCTACTTATTCAGCTCCTAATTCTGCTCCTCGTCCGGCTCCTCACCAGGCTACTTATTCAGCTCCTAATTCTGCTCCTCATCCAGCTCCTCGTTCTGCTCCTCACCAGGCTACTTATTCAGCTCCTAATTCTGCTCCTCATCCGGCTCCTCACCAGGCTACTTATTCAGCTCCTCACCAGGCTACTCATCAGACTCCTCATTCTGCTCCCCCTGCCTTCTCCCAGGCCCCTGGGCAACCCCCATCCTATAACCCACCTCCCCCTGCTATGAGCCAGCCGtattctccttcctcctccatgGCCTCTGCACCCTTCTCCCCACCAGCTCCTCACGCCACCCCCTACTCTCCTCAAGAGGCTCCAGCCTACTACCCCCCTCAGTCCATGCCCTactctgctcctgctcctcctcctgtgcCCTCCAAACCTTACTCCTCACCTCATTCCCAAGCTGCACctttctcccctccccctcaccAAAACATGCCCCTTTCACCTCCTCACCAGCCGAGCGCCcccttccctcctccctccaccaTGACCATGTCCTACTCCCAGCCCCCTGCCAACGTAGCCTCCACGTACCCCCCAGCTCCTGTGTCTGCTCCTTATGCGCCATCCCAGCCAGTTCCTGCCTCCCCCCCCAACCTGGCGCCACCGCCCACAGCTCCTAAGGTCTCCTTCAACCCCTACGTTGATGTGTCGGCGTCGCCTCAGCCTCCCGCCATGGCGTCTCCTCAGCCGTGCCAGGCGGCGGGCGTGGGGCCAGAGGCGCTGGCGTCTCGAGAGCAGCGGATCGCCGTGCCAGCGGGGAAGACCGGCATCTTGCAGGACGCTCGCAAGCGGAGCAGCCGCAAGCCCATGTTCAGCGCGCCGGAGGAGAAGAAGGGCCTCTCTCCGAACCCCGCGCTGCTGAACATGGTGCAGAACCTGGACGAGAGGCCCCGGGGGGACCCGGGCTTCGAGTCTGGCCCTGAGGAGGACTCCCTCAACCTGGGCGCCGAGGCCTGCAACTTCATGCAGATCCAGAGAGGCGGCAGGCACCCTCCTCCGCCTGTGGCCCCCAAGCCGTCTCGCGCCGCCACCGGCCCGCCTCCTCCGCCCTCCCTGCAGACCGGAGGCAAGGGGGCCGAGCTGTTCGCGCGCCGGCAGAGCCGCATGGATCGCTACGTGGTGGACAAGCAGCAACCGCATCCGATGTCCCCTGCCCAGCCCCGCGatccctcccccaccccatctcttcCCGCCCACTGGAAGTATTCCTCCAGCATCAGGGCCCCTCCTCCCATCAACTACAACCCCCTGCTGTCCCCCTCCTGCCCCCTGGTCGCCCAGCGTGCCCCCAGAGCCTCGGAGGCCCCTCGCGTGGCCCACAAACCGGGCGTGAAGGCGCTGGACTACATGAGCCGCCAGCCCTACCAGCTCAACTCGTCCCTCTTCAGCTACGGGGGTGGAGTGCCTCAGCAGCCGCAAGGCGCCTCCCTCACCACACCCCGACAGGTGCCAGTCAAGGCGGCGCGCGTCTACGAGATCAAGCGCTTCTCCACTCCCACCCCCATGTCGGCGCCCACCTCCCTGACCCCAACCGTCATCGTGCCGCGCTCGGCCACCACGTTGGCCGAGCCCATCTGGAGGTCTGAGGTGGCGTCCCCCCCGCCTCGGGCCCCTGCACCTGCCCCTTACACCCCTACACCCACCCCTTACACCCAGGCGCCCGCCCCGTACTCCCCTGCTGCccgacccccacccccatcagtGACCCTCCCTGCCCTGCCCCACTTCCAGGGCTCAGCCCACGGGCCGGCTCCTGCCCAGGCGTACGGCTCCCACTTCCAGGGCTCAGCCCACGGGCCGGCTCCTGCCCAGGCGTACGGCTCCCAGTTCCAGGCTGCCAAGCAGTTCAAGAGTGCCCCTGAGCTGAGTCCCCTGTCGGTGAACCCCGCCCTGCGCTCCAGCAGCACCCAGCCCAACCTCAGGGTGCCCCGGCCACGCTTCAGCACCTCCAACGCGGGTCTGCAGCCCAACGTGTGGAGACCCGGCTCCATGATCcactga
- the synpo2lb gene encoding synaptopodin 2-like protein isoform X6 codes for MVAEEVVVSLSGGAPWGFRLQGGAEQSKPLQVAKVRKRSKACRAGLREADELLAINELSCGELSHAQAMNLIDNGRGILHLRVRRSGAPGLQSLMLLGSSSAPHMDEAYRAALQALSPPLSSAPLRGGSGCITSPPDSEAYYGETDSDADVVAQERQRRQKRRSPSSSPAKPPPHEEEEEASEMSGYESAPDASGYMSQLQHRWAEMQGQPPPQQQQQQQQQQHGLPGVARREVVYQPPPTEWGLQEISGQNSGQSSPNNSQGAGEGDSGFQEAPAVKPPPLVSPERAREAMMLASRRQLVPMVGPLETPMDDELTATYKDKARQAKLHRGESGQEKQVKEARTKCRTIASLLTDAPNPHAKGVLMFKKRRQRAKKYTLTCFGSADDASLSRSETEDEEEEGSSFPGSESELEEEGFAASTEPDPIWDSGYLDLLDKRSSACIGEFDSVQESSPGLNMSGKGAQLFEQQRQRAAKPVAPPPVAAKPAAAPLSLMTDEQLAEMTAEMPPAPPAYAGPSVTVNSGMVNGDSTVVSRTSVVLAPAGHAVSMASGGPDTMDSQAGTNVHNRTAKPFAAGCVGNRAATAPVVFRPSPARKAVSVANMPAAFSSSSGPEVKRAVSSTSLYIPARPATVSGPPSAGASPLSPRTSVSVASFPPPAAHPAPHPAHQATYSAPHSAPHPAPRSAPHQATYSAPNSAPHPAPHPAPHQATYSAPNSAPRPAPHQATYSAPNSAPHPAPRSAPHQATYSAPNSAPHPAPHQATYSAPHQATHQTPHSAPPAFSQAPGQPPSYNPPPPAMSQPYSPSSSMASAPFSPPAPHATPYSPQEAPAYYPPQSMPYSAPAPPPVPSKPYSSPHSQAAPFSPPPHQNMPLSPPHQPSAPFPPPSTMTMSYSQPPANVASTYPPAPVSAPYAPSQPVPASPPNLAPPPTAPKVSFNPYVDVSASPQPPAMASPQPCQAAGVGPEALASREQRIAVPAGKTGILQDARKRSSRKPMFSAPEEKKGLSPNPALLNMVQNLDERPRGDPGFESGPEEDSLNLGAEACNFMQIQRGGRHPPPPVAPKPSRAATGPPPPPSLQTGGKGAELFARRQSRMDRYVVDKQQPHPMSPAQPRDPSPTPSLPAHWKYSSSIRAPPPINYNPLLSPSCPLVAQRAPRASEAPRVAHKPGVKALDYMSRQPYQLNSSLFSYGGGVPQQPQGASLTTPRQVPVKAARVYEIKRFSTPTPMSAPTSLTPTVIVPRSATTLAEPIWRSEVASPPPRAPAPAPYTPTPTPYTQAPAPYSPAARPPPPSVTLPALPHFQGSAHGPAPAQAYGSQFQAAKQFKSAPELSPLSVNPALRSSSTQPNLRVPRPRFSTSNAGLQPNVWRPGSMIH; via the exons ATGGTGGCCGAGGAGGTCGTTGTCAGCCTGTCTGGAGGAGCGCCATGGGGCTTTCGGCTCCAGGGGGGAGCTGAGCAGAGCAAACCTCTCCAAGTGGCCAAG GTGAGGAAGCGCAGTAAAGCCTGCCGCGCTGGTCTGCGAGAGGCTGACGAGCTGCTGGCTATCAATGAGCTGTCATGTGGAGAACTCTCTCACGCCCAGGCCATGAACCTGATTGACAATGGCAGAGGAATCCTTCACCTGCGTGTCAGAAGGTCAGG GGCCCCTGGCCTGCAGTCCCTGATGCTGCTCGGGTCCTCCTCCGCTCCTCATATGGACGAAGCGTACCGCGCCGCCCTGCAGGCCCTGTCCCCTCCGCTGTCCTCAGCGCCTCTCCGCGGGGGCTCCGGCTGCATCACGTCTCCGCCGGACAGCGAGGCGTACTATGGCGAGACGGACAGCGACGCCGACGTAGTGGCCCAGGAGCGCCAGCGCCGGCAGAAGCGCCGAAGCCCCAGCAGCTCCCCGGCCAAGCCGCCGCcgcacgaggaggaggaggaggcctcgGAGATGAGCGGCTACGAGAGCGCACCCGACGCCAGCGGCTACATGAGCCAGCTGCAGCACCGCTGGGCCGAGATGCAGGGCCAGCCGCcccctcagcagcagcagcagcagcagcagcagcagcatgggcTACCGGGCGTAGCGCGCAGGGAGGTGGTCTACCAGCCTCCCCCGACCGAGTGGGGGCTCCAGGAGATCTCGGGCCAGAACTCGGGCCAGAGCAGCCCAAACAACAGCCAGGGGGCGGGGGAGGGGGACAGCGGCTTCCAGGAGGCTCCGGCTGTGAAGCCCCCGCCACTGGTGTCTCCTGAGCGGGCCAGAGAGGCCATGATGCTGGCCTCCCGCAGGCAGCTGGTGCCCATGGTGGGGCCCTTGGAGACGCCTATGGACGACGAGCTCACAGCCACCTACAAGGACAAAGCCAGACAGGCCA AACTCCACAGAGGTGAGAGCGGCCAGGAGAAGCAGGTGAAGGAGGCCCGCACCAAGTGCCGCACCATCGCCTCCCTGCTGACAGACGCGCCCAACCCCCATGCCAAGGGTGTGTTGATGTTCAAGAAGCGCCGACAGCGCGCCAAGAAGTACACGCTTACCTGCTTCGGCAGTGCAGACGACGCCAGCCTCTCCCGCAGCGAGACtgaagacgaggaggaggaaggaagcAGCTTCCCTGGCAGCGAGTCAGAGCTGGAAGAGGAAGGGTTCGCCGCCTCCACCGAGCCGGACCCGATCTGGGACAGTGGCTACCTCGACCTACTGGACAAGAGGTCCTCAGCCTGCATCGGAGAGTTTGACAGTGTCCAGGAGAGCAGCCCAGGGCTGAATATGTCGGGGAAGGGTGCTCAGCTGTTTGAACAGCAGAGGCAGCGGGCAGCGAAGCCTGTTGCTCCACCACCCGTCGCAGCCAAGCCGGCCGCAGCGCCGCTATCGCTCATGACTGATGAGCAGCTGGCAGAGATGACCGCAGAGATGCCCCCAGCTCCTCCAGCTTACGCAGGCCCGTCGGTGACTGTGAATTCAGGGATGGTGAACGGAGATTCAACGGTGGTGAGCCGCACCAGCGTGGTACTAGCTCCTGCGGGCCATGCCGTGTCAATGGCAAGTGGTGGGCCTGACACCATGGACTCACAAGCTGGCACCAATGTCCACAACCGGACCGCCAAGCCGTTTGCCGCCGGCTGCGTGGGCAACCGGGCCGCCACTGCCCCCGTGGTATTCCGGCCCAGCCCTGCCCGGAAGGCGGTGTCCGTGGCCAACATGCCAGCAGCCTTCTCTTCTTCCAGCGGTCCAGAGGTGAAGCGAGCagtctcctccacctccctctacATCCCTGCCCGGCCCGCCACTGTGAGTGGACCTCCCTCAGCAGGGGcgtctcccctctctccacgCACCTCTGTGTCTGTGGCCTCCTTCCCCCCTCCGGCCGCACATCCAGCTCCTCATCCTGCTCATCAGGCTACTTATTCAGCTCCTCACTCTGCTCCTCATCCGGCTCCTCGTTCTGCTCCTCACCAGGCTACTTATTCAGCTCCTAATTCTGCTCCTCATCCGGCTCCTCATCCAGCTCCTCACCAGGCTACTTATTCAGCTCCTAATTCTGCTCCTCGTCCGGCTCCTCACCAGGCTACTTATTCAGCTCCTAATTCTGCTCCTCATCCAGCTCCTCGTTCTGCTCCTCACCAGGCTACTTATTCAGCTCCTAATTCTGCTCCTCATCCGGCTCCTCACCAGGCTACTTATTCAGCTCCTCACCAGGCTACTCATCAGACTCCTCATTCTGCTCCCCCTGCCTTCTCCCAGGCCCCTGGGCAACCCCCATCCTATAACCCACCTCCCCCTGCTATGAGCCAGCCGtattctccttcctcctccatgGCCTCTGCACCCTTCTCCCCACCAGCTCCTCACGCCACCCCCTACTCTCCTCAAGAGGCTCCAGCCTACTACCCCCCTCAGTCCATGCCCTactctgctcctgctcctcctcctgtgcCCTCCAAACCTTACTCCTCACCTCATTCCCAAGCTGCACctttctcccctccccctcaccAAAACATGCCCCTTTCACCTCCTCACCAGCCGAGCGCCcccttccctcctccctccaccaTGACCATGTCCTACTCCCAGCCCCCTGCCAACGTAGCCTCCACGTACCCCCCAGCTCCTGTGTCTGCTCCTTATGCGCCATCCCAGCCAGTTCCTGCCTCCCCCCCCAACCTGGCGCCACCGCCCACAGCTCCTAAGGTCTCCTTCAACCCCTACGTTGATGTGTCGGCGTCGCCTCAGCCTCCCGCCATGGCGTCTCCTCAGCCGTGCCAGGCGGCGGGCGTGGGGCCAGAGGCGCTGGCGTCTCGAGAGCAGCGGATCGCCGTGCCAGCGGGGAAGACCGGCATCTTGCAGGACGCTCGCAAGCGGAGCAGCCGCAAGCCCATGTTCAGCGCGCCGGAGGAGAAGAAGGGCCTCTCTCCGAACCCCGCGCTGCTGAACATGGTGCAGAACCTGGACGAGAGGCCCCGGGGGGACCCGGGCTTCGAGTCTGGCCCTGAGGAGGACTCCCTCAACCTGGGCGCCGAGGCCTGCAACTTCATGCAGATCCAGAGAGGCGGCAGGCACCCTCCTCCGCCTGTGGCCCCCAAGCCGTCTCGCGCCGCCACCGGCCCGCCTCCTCCGCCCTCCCTGCAGACCGGAGGCAAGGGGGCCGAGCTGTTCGCGCGCCGGCAGAGCCGCATGGATCGCTACGTGGTGGACAAGCAGCAACCGCATCCGATGTCCCCTGCCCAGCCCCGCGatccctcccccaccccatctcttcCCGCCCACTGGAAGTATTCCTCCAGCATCAGGGCCCCTCCTCCCATCAACTACAACCCCCTGCTGTCCCCCTCCTGCCCCCTGGTCGCCCAGCGTGCCCCCAGAGCCTCGGAGGCCCCTCGCGTGGCCCACAAACCGGGCGTGAAGGCGCTGGACTACATGAGCCGCCAGCCCTACCAGCTCAACTCGTCCCTCTTCAGCTACGGGGGTGGAGTGCCTCAGCAGCCGCAAGGCGCCTCCCTCACCACACCCCGACAGGTGCCAGTCAAGGCGGCGCGCGTCTACGAGATCAAGCGCTTCTCCACTCCCACCCCCATGTCGGCGCCCACCTCCCTGACCCCAACCGTCATCGTGCCGCGCTCGGCCACCACGTTGGCCGAGCCCATCTGGAGGTCTGAGGTGGCGTCCCCCCCGCCTCGGGCCCCTGCACCTGCCCCTTACACCCCTACACCCACCCCTTACACCCAGGCGCCCGCCCCGTACTCCCCTGCTGCccgacccccacccccatcagtGACCCTCCCTGCCCTGCCCCACTTCCAG GGCTCAGCCCACGGGCCGGCTCCTGCCCAGGCGTACGGCTCCCAGTTCCAGGCTGCCAAGCAGTTCAAGAGTGCCCCTGAGCTGAGTCCCCTGTCGGTGAACCCCGCCCTGCGCTCCAGCAGCACCCAGCCCAACCTCAGGGTGCCCCGGCCACGCTTCAGCACCTCCAACGCGGGTCTGCAGCCCAACGTGTGGAGACCCGGCTCCATGATCcactga